TAAAATAGGCGTCTTTCAGAAAAATAAACTTCTTTATGATTACAGAGAAAGGAATGACGGGAAGATAAATGGCAAGAATAATAAGTTTCCGGGAATAGTGTTTTATCTGAGGCCTGCTTTCCAGGAGGAATAAGACAGCCGTGTGAAGCAGAAGACTGGGCATAAAACCGATACCTACATACGAAATCGCATCGGCAACAAAATCAGCCGAGGAGAGATGTTTCCCAAACAGGATAAAACTGAAGAGAGAAACGGAATTCCCGAAGTGCCACAGAGCGACACTGATGACAAGGAAAAGGAATATAAGCTCACTTCCCGTCTTGTGTTTTCTTTGCACGATGAGAATTGAAAGGACTATATGGAGGATTGTTCCCAGGATAAAACCGATGAGTGATATAATTTCATACAGTGGCATGGAGGAAAGCCCCCGATTATTTACGAAAAGTACATGAATACAAATTGTTTGAAAAGAACAACAACCCACTGAAAAACAGTTTCAGATTTTAAAGAAACAAGTATAGGATGATTGTCATAAAATGGCAACGATAATTAGTCGCAGGCTTTTTTCAGTAAAAAAAATACGTGTCCGCCGTGTCTCTCTTTTCGTATCATTAAATATTTTTTCAGTAGTTTTTTATATCCTGCTTGCTTCTTTATTTTATCCACGTATTTTTATTTTTAAATGCGATAAGCCTTTTTTCATATTCATTCTTTACCTTCTCATTATCTGTGATGTCAATCGCTCTTTGCTGAAATCTAACTGCCTCAACAAAATTGCCATTTTCAGCGTAAGCCGCAGCAAGCACAGACAAACAAACGTCGCTTTCTTTATTGGCAAGTTTAATAGCTTTTTCCGCTAATTCAACGGCTGCTTTTCCGTTTCTAAATTTTGCTTCTGGACAGGTAGCGTACAGAAAGGCCAGTTTGACATAATTAGCCGGTGAGTCTGGACCAGATTGAATCACTTGTTGGTAAGCTTTTATAGCCTTATCATATTCTTTCAAGCCATAGTAGGAACTACCCAATCCCCAATAGGCATAATGATCTTCAGGAGAGGATTCAAGTAGATTTTTATAAATATCACAAGAACTAATATATGCATCCTTTGCCTTTTCATTATGACCATTGGCAAAATATGCTTCACCAAGACAATAATACATTAATCCTTTTGTTCGGCCATCTAGTTCGCCTTCTTTTTCTTGAAGATAGTGCTCAAAGGCAGTGGTATATTGAGATAGCCTGTATCCCCAGGCATTAATGCATATTATCGGCAACATACCGTTTGGTGTCAGTTTCGCTGCTTTCACTGCATATTCCACTGCGGTATCATACCTGCCCAATTTCTCACAAGCGCCGATGAGATCATCATAGACGCTAACGCGTTCAGGGTTTAATTGAATTGTTTTTTCGTAGCAATTTATAGCCTCATTAAAATTTTTTAAACGGTGATAACTGGAACCGAGTCCATACCAAGCGTCTTCATTTTTAGCATTTAATTTAAGGATTTCTTTGAAATAGCCAATTGCATCATAGTAGCTATCGAGAGAAAAATAGCAATACGCAATGTAGGGATATATATGAATGGCATAATCTGAATCTAACTCTATAGTTTTCAAATAATATTCTGTAGCCTTATCGTATTGCTTCAGTTCATGAAAGGCTATAGCAAGCAAATAACAACTATGTGCTTCATCCGGCTTAATTTGCACTGCAATTTTGAAAACATCGACTGCATCTTGAAAACGATTTATATCCATGTATGCCATTCCTAATCGTTGATATACACCATAATGCTTGCCCGTAGCCTTTAAGAAGTTTTCCAAAACTTCTACCTCTTTTTCTGTTTGGCCTTTCCGGGAATAACTAGCGCCCAAATATACGTATGCACTTGCAGAATCTGGTTTGACCTCAATTGCTTTTTTACACACTTCAATAGCATCGTCATATTTTTCCGTATTAAAATATAAGAATCCCATGTTGCTAAGAACGTCAGCATTATTCGGGTCAATACCCAAAGCCTGAATGGTATGTCTTTTGGCAGATAGATAATCGCGAATTTCAGTGTAATCACGAATCAGACAAACATGGGCATCAATATTTTTAGAGTCTTTTTTAAGGACTCCTTTACAAATTTCGATGGCATCTATATATTTTTTTACCATGCGAAAACACTCGGCTAAATTAAAATATACTTGTATATCCGCATCCGGTTTAAGTGCAAGGTATTCTGTGTATTTGATAATTGCATCATTAAACCTTTGGCTTTTGAAATCCGTTGTCGCAAGGTCAAGCTTTTGTTGAATATTGTGAGGAAGCGATTTCATTAAAGAAGATAAAGGTCTGTAAGAAACTGAAACTAACAAACCGATCATGAAAAATATTAGTGTTGCTTTTAATTTATTTCTGGCCAGTTTCTTATACACCCGCAACCGCAAACTTGATTTCTTTGCAATGATAGGTTTTAAATCTAAGGCATTCTTAATATCATTTGCAAAGTCCGCGGCAGAGCTATATCGATCATTAGGGTTCTTGTTAATACTGTGCAACAGGATGGTATTTAGATCACTGGAAATCTTTGGGCAAAACTTTCGCGGCGGAATGGCTTCGTGTGAAAATACTTTTTCAAAAGTTTCAGTTATGGTATATCCTTCAAAAGGTAGGTGCAGTGTCAGGCACTCATAAAAAGTAGCTCCTAACGAATACACATCACTTCGGCAATCTACCGTATCCGGTTGACGAATCTGCTCAGGAGACATGTAATGTGGCGTGCCAAAGAGTTCTCCTGTCACAGTAATGGTTTGCGTTGTTTCAGCTTTTGCCAGACCAAAATCGACTACTTTTGCCTTTCCTGTCGCATCAATCAGGATATTTGACGGCTTGATATCCCTGTGCAGTATACCCTTCTTATGTGCATAATCTAATGCCATTGCAACATCAATGATTATTCTGCTCATAGCGGTAATATACCCTTTATCGATCTCCCTCATTATTGGTTTATCTGAAAGAGGAGTGGTTTTAATTATCGTATGGTCTTTAAGGGATTGTGAAAATATGGCACTGGGTATTTCTTCAGGATCTGCATTGCGGATATGCGTCAGGATTTTATCGAGTGATGGCCCATTTACGTATTCCATCGCGAAATAGGAATACGGACCTTGCTGTCCTACTTCGTAAATTGGCACAATATTGGGATGTGAAATCTTTGCAAGCGTATTTGCTTCTCTTTTGAATCTCTCCAGGGTTTTGCCATAGGCGCCCCTTGCGTCGCTTATCACCTTAAGCGCTACCTGTCTGTCCAGGGAGAGTTGTTTTGCAAGAAAAACCGCTCCCATACCACCAGTACCTATCAGCTCAAGTATCTCGAAGTCACCAAGCCTTTGACCTATAAGCTGATGTTCAATTCGATCACTTTCCTCCTTTCCCGTGAGATAATCAAACAGGTTGTTAATGTTTTCATAATTCTTAACTCTTTTCCTGATTTCACCAGCTAGATC
The Candidatus Brocadiaceae bacterium DNA segment above includes these coding regions:
- a CDS encoding tetratricopeptide repeat protein, with product MHQIDQIIQQYINDTLQGKDPDLEGIVRKYPDLAGEIRKRVKNYENINNLFDYLTGKEESDRIEHQLIGQRLGDFEILELIGTGGMGAVFLAKQLSLDRQVALKVISDARGAYGKTLERFKREANTLAKISHPNIVPIYEVGQQGPYSYFAMEYVNGPSLDKILTHIRNADPEEIPSAIFSQSLKDHTIIKTTPLSDKPIMREIDKGYITAMSRIIIDVAMALDYAHKKGILHRDIKPSNILIDATGKAKVVDFGLAKAETTQTITVTGELFGTPHYMSPEQIRQPDTVDCRSDVYSLGATFYECLTLHLPFEGYTITETFEKVFSHEAIPPRKFCPKISSDLNTILLHSINKNPNDRYSSAADFANDIKNALDLKPIIAKKSSLRLRVYKKLARNKLKATLIFFMIGLLVSVSYRPLSSLMKSLPHNIQQKLDLATTDFKSQRFNDAIIKYTEYLALKPDADIQVYFNLAECFRMVKKYIDAIEICKGVLKKDSKNIDAHVCLIRDYTEIRDYLSAKRHTIQALGIDPNNADVLSNMGFLYFNTEKYDDAIEVCKKAIEVKPDSASAYVYLGASYSRKGQTEKEVEVLENFLKATGKHYGVYQRLGMAYMDINRFQDAVDVFKIAVQIKPDEAHSCYLLAIAFHELKQYDKATEYYLKTIELDSDYAIHIYPYIAYCYFSLDSYYDAIGYFKEILKLNAKNEDAWYGLGSSYHRLKNFNEAINCYEKTIQLNPERVSVYDDLIGACEKLGRYDTAVEYAVKAAKLTPNGMLPIICINAWGYRLSQYTTAFEHYLQEKEGELDGRTKGLMYYCLGEAYFANGHNEKAKDAYISSCDIYKNLLESSPEDHYAYWGLGSSYYGLKEYDKAIKAYQQVIQSGPDSPANYVKLAFLYATCPEAKFRNGKAAVELAEKAIKLANKESDVCLSVLAAAYAENGNFVEAVRFQQRAIDITDNEKVKNEYEKRLIAFKNKNTWIK